The Phyllostomus discolor isolate MPI-MPIP mPhyDis1 chromosome 4, mPhyDis1.pri.v3, whole genome shotgun sequence genome window below encodes:
- the B3GALT4 gene encoding beta-1,3-galactosyltransferase 4, translating into MRLSLFRRLLLAALLLVIVWTLFGPSGLGEELLSLSLASLLPAPASPGPPLALPRLLIPNKDACHGPGSPPFLLILVCTAPENLNQRNAIRASWGGQREARGLRVQTLFLLGEPRPTWGSHENDLARESAAQGDILQAAFQDSYRNLTLKTLSGLNWAYKHCPMARYILKTDDDVFVNVPELVSELVRRGGRWEQWERGREAEAGDEEWEGDSPTLESQPVPLLYLGRVHWRVHPSRRPGGKHQLSEEQWPPTWGPFPPYASGTGYVLSVSAVQLILKVASRSPPLPLEDVFVGISARRGGLTPTHCVRLAGATHYPLDRCCYGKFLLTSHRLDPWKMQEAWKLVGGSDGERTAPFCSWFQGVLGILRCRVIAWLHS; encoded by the coding sequence ATGCGCCTCAGTCTCTTCCGGCGCCTTCTTCTTGCCGCGCTGCTGCTTGTGATTGTCTGGACCCTCTTCGGTCCTTCAGGCCTCGGGGAGGAGCTGCTGAGCCTCTCGCTAGcttccctgctcccagcaccTGCGTCGCCGGGGCCACCCCTAGCTTTGCCTCGCCTCTTGATCCCCAACAAGGACGCCTGTCACggccctggctcccctcccttcctgctcatCCTGGTGTGTACGGCCCCGGAGAATCTGAACCAAAGAAACGCCATTCGGGCCTCGTGGGGTGGGCAGCGCGAGGCCCGAGGGCTCAGGGTGCAGACTCTCTTTCTTCTGGGAGAGCCACGTCCCACCTGGGGCTCCCATGAGAATGACCTGGCACGGGAGTCTGCAGCCCAGGGAGACATCTTACAGGCGGCCTTCCAGGACTCCTACCGCAACCTTACCCTCAAGACCCTCAGCGGGCTGAACTGGGCCTACAAACACTGCCCCATGGCTCGCTACATCCTCAAGACCGATGATGATGTGTTTGTCAACGTCCCGGAACTGGTATCGGAGCTGGTCCGGCGAGGGGGCCGCTGGGAGCaatgggagaggggcagagaggctgAGGCTGGAGATGAAGAATGGGAAGGAGACAGCCCCACATTGGAGAGCCAGCCCGTGCCTCTTTTGTACCTGGGCCGTGTGCACTGGCGGGTGCATCCCTCTCGGAGACCAGGGGGCAAACACCAACTATCAGAGGAGCAGTGGCCTCCCACCTGGGGTCCCTTTCCACCCTATGCCTCGGGCACAGGATATGTGCTGTCAGTTTCCGCTGTGCAGCTCATCCTCAAAGTGGCCAGTCGGTCACCTCCTCTGCCACTGGAGGATGTCTTTGTAGGGATAAGTGCTCGACGAGGAGGCCTCACCCCAACCCACTGTGTCAGGCTGGCTGGTGCCACCCACTACCCCCTGGACCGGTGCTGCTATGGGAAGTTCCTGCTGACATCCCACAGGTTGGATCCCTGGAAGATGCAGGAAGCTTGGAAGCTGGTAGGCGGCTCTGATGGGGAAAGGACTGCACCCTTCTGCTCCTGGTTCCAGGGAGTCCTGGGCATTCTGCGGTGTCGGGTAATAGCCTGGCTTCACAGCTGA
- the WDR46 gene encoding WD repeat-containing protein 46, with the protein MEIAPKPGKDVPPKKDKLQTKKKKPRRYWEEEITPTAAGAFPGPPRNKRNPELFPQQPKNTHTLKKSRISKKPQFLNKSRERTNPKPQQSLSGAQDPFPGPAPVPVEVAQKFRRIDRSKKLPHSKSKTRSRLEVAEAEEEEISVKAARSELLLAEEPGFLEGEDGEDTAKISQADIVEAVDIASAAKHFDLNLWQFGPYRLNYSQTGRHLAFGGRRGHVAALDWVTKRLMCEINVMEAVRDIRFLHSEALLAVAQNRWLHIYDNQGIELHCIRRCDRVTRLEFLPFHFLLTTCSETGFLTYLDVSVGKIVAALNARAGRLDVMTQNPYNAVIHLGHSNGTVSLWSPAMKEPLAKILCHRGGVRAVAVDSTGMHMATSGLDHQLKIFDLRGAYQPLSARTLPQGAGHLAFSQWGLLAAGMGDVVNIWAGQGKGSPPSLEKPYLTHRLSGHVHGLQFCPFEDVLGVGHSGGITSMLVPGAAEPNFDGLENNPYRSRKQRQEWEVKALLEKVPAELICLDPRALAEVDVISLEQEKKERIERLGYDPESKAPFQPKPKKKGRSSTANLMKRKRKVMEEEHRDKVRQSLEQQSLKKKKVAKPVGTRPSALDRFVR; encoded by the exons AAACCCCGGCGTTACTGGGAGGAAGAAATCACTCCGACTGCTGCTGGAGCTTTTCCAGGGCCCCCTCGTAACAAGAGGAATCCAGAGCTCTTCCCCCAGCAGCCAAAGAACACTCACACCCTAAAGAAGTCTCGCATCTCCAAGAAGCCCCAGTTCCTGAATAAATCCCGAGAACGGACGAATCCGAAGCCTCAGCAGAGCTTGTCCGGG GCCCAGGACCCattcccaggccccgccccggtCCCGGTGGAGGTGGCTCAGAAGTTCCGTCGTATTGACAGATCCAAAAAG CTGCCACATTCTAAGTCCAAAACCCGAAGCCGGCTTGAGGTGGCTGAAGCTGAGGAAGAGGAAATAAGTGTTAAAGCTGCTCGTTCTGAGCTGCTGCTTGCTGAGGAACCTGG GTTTTTGGAAGGTGAGGATGGGGAAGACACAGCAAAGATAAGCCAGGCTGACATAGTGGAGGCTGTGGACATTGCAAGTGCAGCCAAG cACTTTGACTTGAACTTGTGGCAGTTTGGACCCTACAGGCTGAATTACTCTCAGACTGGGAG GCACTTGGCTTTTGGAGGGCGCCGGGGTCATGTGGCTGCCCTTGACTGGGTGACAAAGAGGCTCATGTGCGAGATCAATGTCATGGAGGCAGTACGGGACATCCG GTTTCTGCATTCAGAGGCGCTGCTTGCTGTTGCTCAGAACCGCTGGCTTCACATCTATGACAACCAGGGAATTGAACTCCACTGCATCCGTCGCTGTGACCGTGTCACACGGCTTGAATTCCTGCCTTTCCACTTCCTACTGACCACGTGT TCAGAGACAGGGTTTCTGACCTACCTGGACGTGTCAGTGGGGAAGATTGTGGCAGCTCTGAATGCTCGGGCTGGGCGGCTCGATGTCATGACCCAGAACCCTTACAATGCCGTCATCCATCTGGGACATAGCAATG GTACTGTGTCTTTATGGAGTCCAGCCATGAAGGAGCCATTGGCAAAGATTCTTTGTCACCGTGGTGGGGTCCGGGCTGTGGCAGTAGATTCTACAGGCAT GCACATGGCCACCTCTGGCCTGGACCACCAGCTGAAAATCTTTGACTTGCGAGGGGCATACCAGCCTCTGAGTGCTCGGAccctgccccagggagcagggcacCTGGCCTTCTCCCAGTGGGGACTGCTCGCTGCAGGAATGGGTGACGTGGTCAACatatgggcagggcagggcaagggcAGCCCACCCTCCCTGGAGAAGCCCTACCTCACCCACCGGCTCTCAGGCCATGTGCATGGCCTTCAGTTCTGCCCCTTTGAAGATGTGCTGGGGGTGGGCCACAGTGGAGGCATCACCAGCATGCTGGTCCCTG gggCTGCTGAGCCCAACTTTGATGGCCTGGAGAATAACCCATACAGGAGCCGGAAGCAGCGGCAGGAGTGGGAAGTGAAGGCCCTTCTGGAGAAG GTACCCGCAGAGCTCATTTGTCTGGACCCACGAGCCCTGGCAGAGGTTGATGTCATTTCTTTGGAGCAGGAAAAGAAGGAACGGATAGAGAGGCTG GGCTATGACCCAGAGTCCAAGGCTCCCTTCCAGCCAAAGCCAAAGAAGAAGGGCCGAAGCTCAACAGCAAATttgatgaagaggaagaggaaggtcaTGGAGGAGGAACACAGG GACAAAGTCCGGCAAAGCCTTGAGCAGCagtcactgaagaaaaaaaaggtggCCAAGCCCGTGGGGACCCGGCCATCTGCCCTGGACAGATTTGTGCGCTGA